The stretch of DNA GATTGGCAGTCTAAGGGGATTAATGCTTAAGCGGTTCTTTTTCGACGTCGATAACGGAGAGACGACGATCCGGGACGACGAAGGCGTCGAGGCCGAGAGCCTGGAACAAGCACTCGCTGATGCCCGAAGCGTCATCAACGAGATTGCGGATGAGCTAGATGCCACCGACATCGACAATCCCTGGACGCTGGTGGTGCGGGATGAGACTGGATTGGCAGTCGCGCACGTGCCAATCGGCGTGTTCTCCAGCTCGCACGTGCCGCCGCGCCAAGACTGAGCGAACGCCGTCACGCCTGCCCGCTGTTGGCCCCCATCGCGAAGGCTCAGCCATTTGATGGGCTGTCGGCATTAGAGCTGTTCCCGGTCAGGTAGCGACGGCCAAGTCGTTCTCGTAGCCGGCTGCGGCGAGGTAATTGCGGCACTCCTGCGGGGTGAAGTACGAGAATGCCTGACGGATCGCTGCCCAGAGATCCGGGATCGTGCGAGCGGCCGCGCTGCGCAACAGCGCCTTCAACTTTGCGAAAGCCTGTTCGATCGGGTTGAAATCAGGGCTGTAGGACGGGAGGTAGAGCAGCCGCGCTCCTGCGGCCTCGATCGCCTCACGCACGCCGGCGACCTTGTGGGCTGGCAGGTTATCCATGACGACGATGTCGCCGGGCTGCAGCACCGAGACCAAAGTCTCGGTGACATAGCTGCAAAAGCGCTTGCCGTTCGTGGGGCCGTCCAACAGCGCGGTCGCGCACAGCCCGCACGTGCGCAGTGCGGCGGTGATGGTCGTTGTTTTGTAGTGGCCAAACGGAGTTGCGAGCCGGCAGCGCTCGCCGCGCGGGGCCCAGCCAGAGCGCCGCGCCATGTTGGTGGCAGCCGACGTCTCGTCCAGGAACACCAGCCGGTCCGGATCGAGCTCGGGCTGCGCCTCAAACCACGCCTCGCGCGCCGCTTTTACGTCTTCACGCTCCTGCTCAGCTGCGTACGTCGCCCCCTTTTCCAGGTGATCGCGTGCCGCTGGAAGAAGCGCGACAAGCTGCTCGTGCTGGTCTGGACGCCCTGCTCAGCCAGT from Methylobacterium sp. PvR107 encodes:
- a CDS encoding IS630 family transposase (programmed frameshift), which produces MTTPRGAPPATALWKARGRASSLPPSYTTIRDTTARFGVSVSSASRWSQRSHQEGHVAPKPMGGDHTSKRIEAHAALILATSKQEPRLFLRELRDRLAEQGVQTSTSSLSRFFQRHAITLEKGATYAAEQEREDVKAAREAWFEAQPELDPDRLVFLDETSAATNMARRSGWAPRGERCRLATPFGHYKTTTITAALRTCGLCATALLDGPTNGKRFCSYVTETLVSVLQPGDIVVMDNLPAHKVAGVREAIEAAGARLLYLPSYSPDFNPIEQAFAKLKALLRSAAARTIPDLWAAIRQAFSYFTPQECRNYLAAAGYENDLAVAT
- a CDS encoding DUF6894 family protein, producing the protein IGSLRGLMLKRFFFDVDNGETTIRDDEGVEAESLEQALADARSVINEIADELDATDIDNPWTLVVRDETGLAVAHVPIGVFSSSHVPPRQD